A window of the Corynebacterium minutissimum genome harbors these coding sequences:
- a CDS encoding YgfZ/GcvT domain-containing protein produces the protein MSYSSPLLSRPGAAELQGATLVDVSGVPWHYENPLVEQRVVETGSAIIDRSHRRVIAVSGPDAKAFLHNLLSQKLDDVQAGFAAGAADLDIQGHVLHHMDLVFTGETFFLDVPAAQFDFLKDFLTKMIFWSKVTVDEADLAVISVLGIPLPAPAATVAERAVFWPGCPRQDILVPRAELSAAVTELESHGGSVAGLMTFTAERVKAREPELAADLDGKTIPHEVPHWIRRSDDRPAFVHLEKGCYRGQETVARVENLGRSPRLLVLLYLDGSAPEAPEPGADITLGGRRVGRLGTVVDDCDLGPIGLGLVKRSALNQGDFSIGPVAASVEPDSIPQDEGPKAGRAAVNRLRGR, from the coding sequence GTGAGTTACTCTTCGCCGCTTCTTTCCCGGCCCGGAGCCGCTGAGCTTCAGGGCGCCACGCTTGTCGACGTCTCCGGGGTCCCCTGGCACTACGAAAACCCCCTGGTAGAGCAGCGCGTCGTGGAGACCGGCTCCGCAATTATTGACCGCTCGCACCGCCGCGTCATCGCCGTCTCAGGTCCGGATGCCAAGGCTTTTCTCCACAATTTGCTGAGCCAGAAGCTCGATGACGTTCAGGCAGGCTTTGCCGCCGGCGCCGCGGACCTCGATATACAAGGCCACGTGCTGCACCACATGGATCTGGTTTTCACGGGCGAGACCTTCTTCCTCGACGTCCCTGCAGCGCAATTCGACTTTCTCAAGGATTTCCTCACGAAGATGATCTTTTGGTCCAAGGTCACCGTGGACGAGGCTGACCTCGCCGTCATCTCCGTGCTGGGCATTCCCCTCCCGGCACCAGCTGCCACCGTGGCTGAACGCGCCGTTTTCTGGCCCGGCTGCCCGCGCCAGGATATCCTCGTCCCGCGCGCCGAGCTCTCCGCCGCTGTGACCGAGCTAGAGTCCCACGGCGGCAGCGTGGCAGGTCTGATGACCTTTACCGCTGAACGAGTCAAAGCCCGCGAACCCGAACTCGCTGCTGACCTCGACGGCAAAACCATCCCCCACGAGGTTCCGCACTGGATCCGCCGCAGCGATGACCGCCCCGCCTTCGTCCACTTGGAGAAGGGCTGCTACCGCGGCCAAGAGACGGTGGCCCGCGTGGAGAACCTCGGCCGTTCGCCGCGCCTGCTCGTCTTGCTCTACCTCGACGGCTCCGCCCCTGAAGCCCCCGAACCGGGCGCCGACATCACGCTCGGTGGGCGCCGAGTAGGGCGCCTGGGCACCGTAGTGGACGATTGCGACCTTGGCCCTATCGGGCTGGGCTTGGTCAAGCGCAGTGCTCTAAACCAGGGTGATTTTTCTATTGGTCCAGTTGCCGCGTCCGTCGAGCCAGATTCCATCCCCCAGGATGAAGGACCTAAGGCAGGACGCGCTGCCGTGAACCGCTTACGCGGCCGGTAG
- the purM gene encoding phosphoribosylformylglycinamidine cyclo-ligase, whose product MSDNTYAAAGVNIEEGDRAVKLITPHAQRATRPEVMGGLGGFAGLFKLGEYKEPILAAGSDGVGTKLAVAQAMDKHDTIGIDLVAMCVDDLVVCGAEPLFLQDYIAVGEVVPEKIADIVKGIAEGCVQAGAALLGGETAEHPGVMGKEEYDVSATAVGVVEADELLGPDKVSDGDVLIAMKSSGLHSNGYSLARYVLLEQAGLPLDGYMEDLGRTLGEELLEPTRIYAKDCLALTSECAVSTFCHVTGGGLAGNLERVIPEGLTAEVSRSTWTPGQIFKTISSVGKVALEEMEKTFNMGVGMIAVVAPEDRERALAMMAARHVEAWELGTVRAAQEGEPRVVMTGEHPGF is encoded by the coding sequence ATGAGCGACAACACGTATGCAGCCGCCGGCGTCAACATCGAGGAAGGCGACCGCGCGGTAAAGCTGATTACCCCGCACGCTCAGCGCGCCACCCGCCCGGAAGTCATGGGTGGGCTCGGGGGCTTTGCCGGGCTGTTCAAGCTGGGAGAGTACAAAGAGCCGATCCTCGCTGCCGGCTCTGATGGCGTGGGCACCAAGCTTGCCGTGGCCCAGGCGATGGACAAGCACGACACCATTGGCATCGACTTGGTTGCCATGTGCGTTGACGACCTTGTGGTGTGCGGCGCGGAGCCGCTTTTCCTGCAGGACTACATTGCCGTTGGTGAGGTGGTTCCGGAAAAGATTGCGGACATCGTCAAAGGTATTGCTGAAGGCTGCGTCCAGGCAGGCGCGGCACTCCTCGGCGGCGAGACCGCTGAGCACCCAGGTGTTATGGGCAAGGAGGAGTACGACGTGTCCGCCACCGCCGTGGGCGTCGTGGAAGCCGATGAGCTGCTGGGCCCGGACAAGGTCAGTGATGGCGACGTGCTCATTGCCATGAAATCCTCCGGCCTGCACTCCAACGGCTACTCGCTGGCTCGCTACGTCCTGCTGGAACAGGCTGGTCTGCCGCTCGACGGCTACATGGAGGACCTCGGCCGAACCCTTGGTGAGGAGCTGCTGGAGCCGACCCGCATTTATGCCAAGGATTGCCTGGCGCTGACCTCCGAGTGCGCAGTGTCTACTTTCTGCCACGTCACCGGAGGCGGACTTGCCGGAAACCTGGAGCGCGTTATCCCGGAAGGCCTGACCGCTGAGGTTAGCCGCTCGACGTGGACTCCGGGTCAGATCTTTAAGACCATTTCCTCCGTGGGCAAGGTTGCCCTCGAGGAAATGGAGAAGACCTTCAACATGGGCGTGGGCATGATTGCCGTCGTCGCCCCAGAAGATCGCGAGCGCGCTCTGGCTATGATGGCCGCCCGCCACGTCGAGGCCTGGGAATTGGGCACCGTACGCGCCGCACAGGAGGGTGAGCCGCGCGTGGTGATGACGGGCGAGCACCCAGGTTTCTAA
- a CDS encoding FABP family protein, with protein sequence MSEQNNEHNESQDRRDAHPENTKIDGNDAVNQAAEAWKDAASRNIPTVDVAENPLPDETANLRQGPSLHDGLLGLLPLVGVWQGEGQAHSTDGEQYAFGQQLIIAHDGENYLTYTSRTWKIDTEGNPTGPDVRESGFWRISLKDEIEMTYTSSNGVNEIFYGSLFNERAWQLESASTMVTETGPTNLGPGKRMYGLMPNNNLGWVDERLVDGEMRPFMSAELTRVAG encoded by the coding sequence ATGAGCGAACAGAACAATGAACACAACGAGTCCCAGGACCGCCGGGACGCGCACCCGGAAAACACCAAGATTGATGGCAACGACGCTGTCAACCAGGCCGCCGAAGCCTGGAAAGATGCTGCCTCCCGCAACATCCCTACCGTGGACGTGGCTGAGAACCCGCTTCCGGATGAAACCGCTAACCTTCGCCAAGGCCCGTCGCTGCACGATGGCCTGCTGGGCCTGCTCCCCCTCGTCGGCGTATGGCAGGGCGAGGGCCAGGCCCACAGCACTGATGGCGAGCAGTACGCTTTTGGCCAGCAGCTCATTATTGCGCACGATGGTGAGAACTACCTGACGTACACCTCCCGAACCTGGAAGATCGACACCGAGGGCAACCCGACTGGCCCCGACGTCCGCGAGTCCGGTTTCTGGCGCATTTCCCTCAAGGATGAAATCGAGATGACCTATACCTCTTCTAATGGCGTCAACGAGATCTTCTATGGGTCGCTGTTCAACGAGCGCGCCTGGCAGCTCGAATCGGCCTCGACCATGGTGACTGAAACTGGACCGACCAACCTGGGCCCCGGCAAGCGCATGTACGGCCTCATGCCGAATAACAACCTGGGTTGGGTAGATGAGCGCCTCGTCGATGGTGAGATGCGCCCCTTCATGTCCGCCGAGCTCACCCGCGTCGCGGGCTAA
- a CDS encoding 3-oxoacyl-ACP reductase: protein MSHVTIAEKLINSPLAAKAGVPQGYPLRRHQVGEPALEGPIVLGGQGRIVEFLRTQLAVDYQVIDSTAEAKRAALVFDATGIETPEQLRELYDFFNPQMRNLLPCARIVVVGTTPEAADTIDARIAARALEGFTRSLAKEMRKGGTVNLVWADPAATAEVESTLRFFLSGKSAFVDGQVVRVSAQGATLQGEQNWEKPLDGRLAVVTGAARGIGATIAEVLARDGADVICIDVPQASEHLAKTANQVKGTALPLDVTDPQAADKITQHAQERHGRAIDVIVHNAGITRDKLMANMNEGQWDAVLAVNLLAPVRITENLLESGSLAPGAAVVGVSSMAGISGNRGQTNYATTKAGIIGLVDALRPVLAENGSTINAVAPGFIETAMTAAMPTAPREIGRRLNSLQQGGQPIDVAETVAFFAAPASAAVTGNTVRVCGQNLMGA from the coding sequence ATGTCGCACGTCACTATTGCTGAGAAGCTCATCAACTCCCCCTTGGCCGCCAAAGCGGGTGTGCCGCAGGGCTACCCCCTCCGCCGCCACCAGGTCGGTGAACCTGCCCTCGAAGGTCCGATCGTCTTGGGCGGGCAAGGCCGTATTGTCGAGTTTCTTCGTACCCAGCTAGCCGTGGACTACCAGGTCATCGACTCAACTGCGGAAGCCAAGCGCGCTGCATTGGTCTTCGATGCCACGGGTATTGAGACCCCAGAGCAGCTCCGTGAGCTCTATGACTTTTTCAACCCGCAGATGCGCAACCTCCTGCCGTGCGCGCGCATCGTCGTGGTCGGCACCACCCCCGAGGCTGCCGATACTATCGACGCCCGCATTGCCGCCCGCGCCCTCGAAGGCTTTACGCGCTCCCTTGCGAAGGAAATGCGCAAAGGCGGCACCGTGAACCTGGTGTGGGCTGACCCAGCCGCTACCGCAGAGGTGGAATCCACCCTCCGCTTCTTCCTGTCGGGCAAGTCAGCATTCGTTGACGGTCAGGTCGTCCGCGTGAGCGCGCAGGGCGCCACGCTGCAAGGCGAACAGAACTGGGAGAAGCCGCTCGATGGCCGTCTCGCCGTTGTCACCGGCGCCGCCCGCGGCATTGGAGCCACCATTGCTGAGGTACTGGCCCGCGATGGCGCTGATGTCATCTGCATCGACGTCCCACAGGCAAGCGAGCACCTGGCCAAAACCGCCAATCAGGTCAAGGGCACCGCACTGCCGCTCGACGTTACCGACCCGCAGGCCGCCGACAAGATTACGCAGCACGCACAGGAGCGCCACGGACGCGCCATCGACGTCATCGTGCACAACGCTGGTATTACCCGCGACAAGCTCATGGCCAACATGAACGAGGGCCAGTGGGATGCTGTCCTCGCTGTGAACCTCCTCGCCCCAGTGCGTATCACCGAAAATCTCCTTGAGTCCGGTTCCCTCGCGCCGGGCGCGGCTGTGGTTGGCGTGTCCTCCATGGCCGGTATTTCCGGTAACCGCGGCCAGACGAACTACGCCACCACCAAGGCCGGAATCATCGGGCTGGTCGACGCCCTGCGTCCCGTCCTCGCGGAGAACGGCTCCACCATCAACGCTGTGGCGCCCGGCTTCATTGAAACCGCCATGACCGCAGCGATGCCGACCGCTCCGCGCGAGATTGGCCGCCGCCTCAATTCCTTGCAGCAGGGCGGTCAGCCCATTGACGTCGCTGAAACCGTGGCCTTCTTCGCTGCCCCTGCGTCTGCGGCAGTGACCGGCAATACCGTCCGTGTCTGCGGCCAAAACCTCATGGGAGCCTAA
- a CDS encoding acetyl-CoA C-acetyltransferase: MTTPQHRVAILGGNRIPFARSNKQYAHASNQDMLTSALDGLVARYGLHDERLGLVAAGAVLKHSRDFNLTREVVLGSALDSTTPAIDVQQACCTSLAAAIHVGDAIAQGRISAGIAGGTDTTSDAPLAVNDNLRRTLLNLTRAKSAAQRAQLIGSIRPSQLAPEQPQNGEPRTGLSMGDHAAITAREMHVTREAQDELALASHQNLHKAWEEGFFTDLTTGFLGVNRDTNLRPDSSLESLAKLKPVFGKRDAEQHGAQATMTAGNSTPLTDGASVALLGSEEWASAHNIEPRAFLVDSETAAVDFVHGPDGLLMAPTYAVPRLLERNNLSLQDFDFYEIHEAFASQVLATLSAWEDETYCRERLSLQSALGPIDRAKLNVKGSSLAAGHPFAATGTRILATTAKILEENGGGRALISICAAGGQGVAAIVER, encoded by the coding sequence ATGACCACCCCTCAGCACCGCGTCGCCATCCTGGGCGGCAACCGCATCCCGTTTGCCCGCTCAAATAAGCAGTACGCCCACGCGTCCAACCAGGACATGCTCACCAGCGCCCTCGACGGCCTGGTGGCACGCTACGGGCTTCACGACGAACGCCTAGGCCTCGTCGCTGCCGGCGCCGTGCTCAAGCACTCCCGTGATTTCAACCTCACCCGCGAGGTTGTCCTCGGTTCCGCGCTGGATTCCACCACCCCGGCTATCGACGTCCAGCAGGCCTGCTGCACCTCCCTCGCCGCCGCCATTCACGTCGGTGATGCCATTGCCCAGGGTCGCATTTCTGCTGGTATCGCCGGCGGTACGGATACCACGTCGGATGCCCCGCTGGCAGTTAACGACAACCTACGCCGCACATTGCTCAACCTCACCCGCGCTAAGTCCGCCGCACAGCGCGCCCAGCTCATCGGCTCCATCCGCCCCTCCCAACTCGCCCCGGAGCAGCCGCAGAACGGCGAACCACGAACCGGGCTGTCCATGGGTGACCACGCCGCTATTACCGCCCGTGAAATGCACGTGACCCGCGAGGCTCAAGACGAGCTCGCACTGGCCTCTCACCAGAACCTCCACAAGGCCTGGGAAGAAGGTTTCTTTACTGACTTGACCACCGGATTCCTCGGCGTCAACCGCGATACCAACCTGCGCCCGGATTCTTCGCTGGAATCGCTGGCCAAGCTGAAGCCGGTCTTCGGCAAGCGCGACGCTGAGCAGCACGGCGCCCAGGCCACCATGACGGCTGGTAACTCCACGCCGCTGACCGACGGTGCCTCGGTCGCCCTCCTGGGCTCCGAAGAGTGGGCATCCGCGCACAACATTGAACCGCGTGCCTTCCTCGTGGATTCCGAAACCGCTGCCGTCGACTTCGTCCACGGTCCCGATGGCCTGCTCATGGCACCTACTTATGCGGTCCCGCGCCTGCTGGAGCGCAATAACCTCTCCCTGCAGGATTTCGACTTCTACGAAATCCACGAAGCCTTTGCCTCCCAGGTCCTGGCCACCCTGTCTGCATGGGAAGACGAGACCTACTGCCGCGAGCGCCTCAGCCTGCAGTCCGCGTTGGGCCCCATCGACCGCGCCAAGCTCAACGTCAAGGGCTCCTCACTCGCCGCCGGCCACCCGTTCGCCGCGACCGGAACCCGCATTCTTGCAACGACTGCAAAGATTCTCGAAGAGAACGGCGGCGGCCGCGCCCTCATCTCCATTTGCGCCGCCGGCGGCCAAGGCGTCGCAGCCATCGTCGAGCGCTAA
- a CDS encoding MaoC/PaaZ C-terminal domain-containing protein yields MNYTTLTEIPDLSALYRTLMVGAMPVPGIGAGKRTVADPRTAFQVDNVRVDTEHLAHYCQATDLRLGNEAPATYPYALAFPLAIKVMAAKDFPFPALGVVHLSNRIEQTSPLRVDEAFDITVHAENLRPHRKGLVIDMVTTYSVAGEEIWRQTSAFLGQGAKFTKDTPQEVATRPEAERFLDFPGDEVGTSTATLRFTPESTRVYAEASGDKNPIHVSKVGAKLFGFPATIAHGMYTHARMLSVLEGVLTGSTRITADFYKPVILPATTGVYVAAAGADNASGAGARDLTLRKAKDPSKLHVAARVEPLS; encoded by the coding sequence ATGAACTACACCACCCTGACTGAGATTCCTGACCTGTCCGCCCTCTACCGCACACTCATGGTCGGCGCAATGCCGGTACCCGGTATCGGTGCAGGCAAGCGCACGGTCGCTGATCCCCGCACGGCCTTCCAAGTCGACAACGTTCGCGTGGACACGGAACACTTGGCCCACTACTGCCAGGCCACCGATCTGCGCTTGGGCAACGAAGCACCCGCTACCTACCCATACGCGCTGGCTTTCCCGCTGGCCATCAAGGTCATGGCCGCCAAGGACTTCCCCTTCCCAGCGCTGGGCGTGGTTCACCTGTCCAACCGCATTGAGCAGACGAGCCCGCTGCGCGTGGATGAGGCTTTCGATATCACAGTCCATGCGGAGAACCTTCGCCCGCATCGCAAGGGCCTCGTAATCGATATGGTGACCACCTACAGCGTGGCCGGCGAAGAAATCTGGCGCCAGACCTCCGCCTTCCTGGGCCAAGGCGCGAAGTTCACCAAGGACACCCCGCAGGAGGTCGCTACCCGCCCCGAGGCGGAGCGCTTCCTTGATTTCCCCGGTGATGAGGTGGGCACCTCCACAGCGACGCTGCGCTTTACCCCCGAGAGCACCCGCGTCTACGCTGAAGCATCTGGTGACAAGAACCCCATTCACGTCTCCAAAGTGGGCGCGAAGCTTTTTGGTTTCCCCGCCACGATTGCGCACGGCATGTATACCCACGCGCGGATGCTGTCCGTGTTGGAAGGCGTGCTAACTGGCAGTACCCGCATCACTGCCGACTTCTACAAGCCGGTTATCCTCCCAGCGACGACCGGAGTATACGTCGCGGCTGCTGGCGCGGACAATGCAAGCGGAGCTGGCGCGCGCGACCTCACGCTGCGCAAGGCCAAGGACCCCAGCAAGCTGCATGTCGCAGCCCGCGTGGAGCCCCTTTCTTAA
- a CDS encoding acyl-CoA thioesterase, which yields MSPTLSEEKNPVQTGKSPAITLRFMAAPTDLTIAGAQGIGGGRVLEWIDKAAYACAVQWSGTYCVTAYVGHIHFTRPIPSGHLVEVRSRIAMTGRSSMHIVNEVLSADPRDGIFTRACDCLVIFVAKDTETGKSVPVPPLQPESTEHQRVWEAAESRIELRQAIEEEMEKQTYDGPSDAPRMINRFLAKPTDVNWGGNVHGGTAMEWIDEAGSACTMEWSGEHTVAVYAGGIRFYRPIHIGDLIEVDARMMRTDARSMQMSVHVRSGNPRGGREQLQTAIHATVSYMAMDADWQPLAARQFTPRTEEDKRLWEHAGILRGLRGKYSPKPLVVAPKHQHVD from the coding sequence ATGTCACCAACTCTGTCGGAAGAAAAGAACCCGGTACAAACCGGGAAGTCCCCTGCCATCACGCTGCGTTTTATGGCTGCGCCCACCGATCTCACGATTGCTGGCGCCCAGGGCATCGGCGGCGGCCGTGTCTTGGAGTGGATCGATAAGGCGGCCTACGCCTGCGCAGTGCAGTGGTCGGGAACCTACTGTGTGACAGCCTACGTGGGTCACATCCATTTCACACGCCCCATCCCCTCCGGCCACCTCGTGGAGGTTCGCTCCCGCATCGCCATGACTGGTCGCTCCTCCATGCACATCGTCAACGAAGTGCTCTCTGCTGACCCACGCGATGGCATCTTTACCCGCGCGTGTGACTGCCTCGTCATTTTCGTGGCCAAGGACACCGAGACAGGAAAATCCGTTCCGGTACCGCCGCTGCAGCCGGAATCCACGGAACATCAGCGTGTGTGGGAAGCCGCTGAGTCACGTATTGAGCTGCGTCAGGCCATCGAGGAAGAGATGGAGAAGCAGACGTATGACGGTCCTTCAGACGCACCACGCATGATCAACCGATTTTTGGCCAAGCCTACCGACGTCAACTGGGGAGGAAACGTCCACGGCGGCACCGCGATGGAGTGGATCGATGAAGCGGGTTCTGCGTGCACGATGGAATGGTCAGGCGAGCACACCGTGGCGGTCTATGCCGGCGGTATTCGCTTCTATCGCCCGATTCACATTGGTGACCTTATTGAAGTCGATGCCCGCATGATGCGTACCGACGCCCGCTCCATGCAGATGTCGGTACACGTGCGCTCCGGCAACCCCCGCGGCGGCCGCGAGCAGCTACAGACCGCTATCCACGCGACGGTGTCCTACATGGCTATGGATGCCGACTGGCAGCCGCTGGCGGCCCGCCAGTTCACTCCTCGCACCGAAGAGGATAAGCGCCTCTGGGAGCACGCCGGCATCCTGCGCGGGCTGCGCGGCAAATACTCCCCGAAACCCTTGGTGGTGGCGCCGAAGCACCAGCACGTGGATTAA
- a CDS encoding sterol carrier family protein — MKKAVDAATTRAAVEAVADWIRNPGEVEKPGRTALAQATRTTARTLEADAPGHSVELRVPPFVAVQCIEGPRHTRGTPPNVVETDPLTWLQLATGLLSWEQALASSRLEASGSRAHEIAEWLPIIPLVFTDRND, encoded by the coding sequence ATGAAGAAGGCCGTTGATGCCGCCACCACCCGCGCCGCCGTGGAGGCCGTCGCGGACTGGATTCGAAACCCTGGAGAGGTAGAAAAACCAGGTCGCACCGCACTCGCGCAGGCCACGCGCACCACCGCGCGCACGCTCGAGGCGGACGCGCCGGGCCATTCGGTCGAGCTGCGAGTCCCCCCATTCGTGGCAGTTCAGTGCATCGAGGGACCGCGCCATACCCGTGGTACCCCTCCAAATGTGGTGGAGACGGATCCGCTCACCTGGTTGCAGCTGGCCACCGGCCTGTTGTCCTGGGAACAGGCGCTAGCCAGCTCGCGTCTGGAGGCCTCTGGATCCCGCGCGCACGAGATCGCGGAGTGGCTGCCCATCATTCCGTTAGTTTTCACAGACCGAAACGACTAG
- a CDS encoding aminodeoxychorismate lyase, giving the protein MSLQPRKEPVIYVVEPFGGSVRRHMPSLPLVHWDDAVVTRGDGIFESLLVRDGKAANFQRHAERFAQSARALDLPEPPMHKWEEATQMAIADFCGTVASDHVLPEAKCTWTYTRGRASTGVPSAWVVVQSIPEDVRKQRETGVKVMSTPRLWHVAEELPAKTLNYAATMATLRLARERGFDDVIFTDPETGLVLEGATSTVVAVKGSKMRTPAGKGILPGTTQAALFEHATEQGFRCKAKALTVEDLQGADSVWLVSSVRTAVRVTRLDDVKLKAPGNAEEIRGLIDASLAR; this is encoded by the coding sequence ATGAGCCTTCAGCCCAGGAAAGAGCCGGTCATCTATGTTGTTGAACCTTTTGGAGGGTCGGTAAGACGGCACATGCCGAGCCTGCCCCTGGTGCACTGGGATGATGCTGTGGTCACCCGCGGCGATGGCATCTTTGAATCCCTCCTCGTGCGCGATGGGAAGGCAGCGAATTTCCAGCGCCACGCTGAACGTTTTGCCCAGTCTGCCCGCGCGCTTGACCTACCAGAACCGCCGATGCACAAGTGGGAAGAGGCAACGCAGATGGCTATTGCGGATTTCTGCGGGACCGTAGCTAGTGATCATGTTCTGCCGGAAGCCAAGTGCACGTGGACTTATACACGCGGCAGGGCGTCGACGGGCGTGCCCTCAGCATGGGTCGTCGTTCAGTCCATTCCGGAGGATGTGCGCAAGCAACGCGAGACGGGTGTGAAGGTGATGAGCACGCCGCGCCTGTGGCACGTGGCGGAGGAGCTGCCGGCAAAAACGCTGAACTATGCAGCGACCATGGCCACGCTGCGGCTCGCGCGCGAGCGCGGCTTCGATGACGTCATTTTTACGGACCCGGAGACGGGACTGGTGTTGGAAGGGGCGACGTCGACAGTCGTGGCCGTCAAGGGCTCGAAAATGCGCACACCGGCGGGCAAGGGGATCCTGCCCGGCACAACGCAGGCAGCACTGTTTGAGCACGCCACCGAACAGGGTTTTCGGTGCAAGGCTAAGGCACTCACCGTAGAGGATCTGCAGGGTGCGGATTCGGTGTGGTTGGTCTCCTCTGTGCGCACGGCGGTGCGTGTGACCCGCCTCGATGATGTGAAACTCAAGGCGCCGGGGAATGCGGAGGAGATCCGCGGGCTTATCGACGCCTCACTGGCCCGCTAA
- the purF gene encoding amidophosphoribosyltransferase — protein sequence MVAEHVQSKTKPLSEDPLHDPEPREECGVFGVWAPGEEVSKLTYFGLFALQHRGQEAAGIAVGDDDRIVVFKDMGLVSNVFDESILTSLHGNVAVGHTRYSTAGGKEWSNVQPMFGTSPSGVDIALGHNGNLVNYLELRAEAVERGLAKPQEESVSDSMCLSLLLADGVSDDTSVFDSALQLLPEVKGAFCLTFTDGHTLYAARDPHGVRPLALGRLNTGWVVASETCALDIVGAQFIREIEPGELIAIDETGIRSERFAEPKRHGCVFEYVYLARPDTNIKGRSVNATRVEIGRRLARQYPAPDADMVIPVPESGNPAAVGYARESGLTFAHGLVKNSYVGRTFIQPTQSQRQMGIRLKLNPLREVIDGKSIVVVDDSIVRGNTQRALIRMLREAGAAEVHVRIASPPVKWPCFYGIDFASPGELIANANPSDDPEEVAQTICTAIGADSLGFVSIDEMVAATEQPRNELCCACFDGNYPLGLPAGNPNAEAVRTLQGSTTTNE from the coding sequence GTGGTAGCTGAACACGTCCAGAGCAAGACTAAGCCGTTATCGGAGGATCCTCTCCACGATCCAGAGCCCCGTGAAGAATGCGGCGTTTTCGGCGTCTGGGCACCGGGGGAAGAGGTGTCCAAGCTGACCTACTTCGGTCTCTTTGCTCTCCAACATCGTGGCCAGGAAGCTGCGGGCATTGCGGTGGGCGATGATGACCGCATCGTGGTTTTCAAAGACATGGGCCTCGTGTCCAACGTTTTCGATGAGTCCATTTTGACGTCTCTGCACGGCAACGTGGCGGTGGGCCACACGCGCTACTCCACGGCCGGCGGCAAGGAATGGTCCAATGTGCAGCCGATGTTCGGGACCTCGCCCAGTGGCGTCGACATCGCGTTGGGTCACAACGGCAACCTGGTGAACTATCTGGAGTTGCGTGCGGAAGCCGTGGAGCGTGGGCTTGCCAAACCGCAGGAAGAGTCCGTCTCGGACTCTATGTGCTTGTCTCTGCTGCTTGCCGACGGTGTCTCGGATGACACCTCCGTCTTTGACTCGGCCCTGCAGCTGCTTCCTGAGGTCAAAGGCGCCTTCTGCCTCACCTTCACTGATGGCCACACGCTCTACGCTGCGCGTGACCCGCATGGAGTGCGCCCGCTCGCCCTGGGCCGACTGAACACGGGCTGGGTCGTGGCCAGTGAGACCTGTGCTCTTGACATTGTGGGCGCGCAGTTCATTCGTGAGATTGAACCCGGTGAGCTCATCGCCATCGATGAGACTGGTATCCGCTCTGAGCGCTTCGCAGAACCTAAGCGTCATGGCTGCGTCTTCGAGTACGTGTACTTGGCGCGCCCAGACACGAACATCAAGGGCCGTTCGGTCAATGCGACGCGGGTGGAGATTGGACGTCGTCTAGCGCGGCAGTACCCCGCGCCTGATGCGGACATGGTTATCCCCGTGCCTGAATCCGGAAACCCCGCAGCCGTGGGATATGCCCGCGAATCCGGTCTGACCTTCGCGCATGGCCTAGTGAAGAACTCTTACGTAGGCCGCACCTTTATTCAGCCCACGCAGTCCCAGCGCCAGATGGGTATTCGTCTCAAACTCAACCCGCTGCGTGAAGTGATCGACGGAAAATCCATCGTGGTGGTGGATGATTCCATCGTGCGTGGCAACACTCAGCGCGCGCTTATCCGCATGCTGCGTGAGGCCGGCGCGGCCGAGGTGCACGTTCGTATTGCCTCGCCGCCAGTGAAATGGCCGTGTTTCTACGGCATCGACTTCGCCTCCCCAGGCGAGCTCATCGCCAACGCCAACCCTTCCGATGACCCAGAGGAAGTTGCCCAGACCATTTGCACCGCCATTGGTGCAGACTCCCTGGGCTTTGTCTCCATCGATGAGATGGTGGCCGCTACTGAGCAGCCGCGCAATGAACTGTGCTGTGCCTGCTTCGATGGCAACTACCCGCTCGGCCTTCCCGCCGGTAACCCCAACGCTGAGGCCGTGCGCACCTTGCAGGGCTCGACCACGACTAACGAGTAA
- a CDS encoding DUF3073 domain-containing protein, with amino-acid sequence MGRGRAKAKQTKVARQLKYNSPEMDLDSLQRELASQHSRNNEDDQYSEYADYGEDDWDSDEWDEDDSDER; translated from the coding sequence ATGGGACGCGGACGCGCAAAGGCAAAGCAGACCAAAGTTGCACGCCAGCTGAAGTACAATTCGCCCGAAATGGATCTGGACTCTCTCCAGCGCGAGCTCGCTTCGCAGCATTCCCGCAACAACGAGGATGACCAGTACTCGGAGTACGCCGATTATGGCGAGGATGACTGGGACTCGGACGAGTGGGATGAGGACGATTCCGACGAGCGCTAA